A DNA window from Polyangium spumosum contains the following coding sequences:
- the glgX gene encoding glycogen debranching protein GlgX: MPARFWPGREYPLGSFYDGFGVNFALFSENAERVELCLFDNPDDRSERERVLLPERTAHVFHGYVPALRPGQLYGYRVHGPYDPPRGLRFNPHKLLCDPYAQAVANEVDWRAPMFPYKLGHPDQDLAMCEEDNAWGAPKAVVVDNVFDWENDKHPRTPWRDTVIYELHVKGFTIRHPDVPPELRGTYAALASEPVITYLKKLGVTAVELLPVHEMVDDQVLVDRGLRNYWGYNTLSYFAPAGRYASMGRRGEQVAEFKRMVKTLHAAGIEVILDVVYNHTAEGNHLGPMLCYEGIDNPTYYRLVAGNPRYYMDYTGTGNSLNMRHPQTLKLVMDSLRYWVTEMHVDGFRFDLASTLARELHDVDRLSAFFDIIHQDPTLSRVKLIAEPWDVGEGGYQVGNFPVLWTEWNGRYRDAVRRYWKGDAALTAELGYRLTGSSDLYEGGGRRPTASINFVTAHDGFTLRDLVSYDHKHNAANGEENRDGADNNDSWNHGVEGETDDPAVRELRDRQMRNFFTTLMISQGVPMICGGDELARTQGGNNNAYCQDNEVSWHDWDVDERQRSMLEFVRRLSAFRHEQPVLRRKKFFSGGYIRGSEMKDIVWFRPDGQEMSAEDWQNPHGRALQMFLNGDAIPSTDTHGEPIVGDTLLVLCNAHHEPLPFVLPAIEWGERWEVVIDTRAAASPEIGVPARAGEPYVLEPRSMAVLRLCRKQEPGAKSAI, from the coding sequence ATGCCCGCACGTTTCTGGCCCGGTCGCGAGTACCCCCTCGGATCCTTCTACGACGGATTCGGCGTGAACTTCGCCTTGTTCTCGGAGAACGCCGAGCGGGTCGAGCTCTGCCTCTTCGACAACCCCGACGACCGATCCGAGCGGGAAAGGGTTCTCCTCCCCGAACGGACCGCGCACGTATTCCACGGGTACGTCCCGGCCCTCCGCCCGGGGCAACTTTATGGATATCGTGTCCACGGCCCCTACGACCCCCCGCGGGGCCTCCGGTTCAACCCGCACAAGCTCCTTTGCGATCCTTATGCCCAGGCCGTCGCCAACGAGGTCGACTGGCGGGCGCCGATGTTCCCCTACAAACTCGGTCACCCCGACCAGGACCTCGCCATGTGCGAAGAGGACAACGCCTGGGGCGCGCCGAAGGCCGTCGTCGTGGACAACGTCTTCGACTGGGAGAACGACAAACACCCGCGGACGCCCTGGCGGGACACGGTCATTTACGAGCTACACGTCAAGGGTTTCACCATTCGCCACCCGGACGTCCCGCCCGAGCTCCGGGGCACGTACGCGGCCCTCGCCTCCGAGCCGGTGATCACCTACCTGAAGAAGCTCGGCGTCACCGCGGTCGAGCTCCTGCCGGTCCACGAGATGGTCGACGATCAGGTGCTCGTCGATCGGGGCCTCCGGAACTACTGGGGTTACAACACGCTCTCGTATTTCGCGCCCGCGGGCCGGTATGCCTCGATGGGCCGGAGGGGCGAGCAGGTCGCCGAGTTCAAGCGGATGGTGAAGACCCTCCACGCAGCCGGGATCGAGGTCATCCTCGACGTCGTCTACAACCACACCGCCGAGGGCAATCACCTCGGGCCGATGCTCTGCTACGAGGGCATCGACAACCCCACGTATTACCGCCTCGTCGCCGGCAATCCGCGGTATTACATGGATTATACCGGCACCGGGAACTCGCTCAACATGCGCCACCCCCAGACGCTCAAGCTCGTCATGGATAGCTTGCGTTACTGGGTCACGGAGATGCACGTCGACGGTTTTCGCTTCGATCTCGCCTCGACCCTGGCCCGCGAGCTCCACGACGTCGATCGGCTGAGCGCGTTCTTCGACATCATCCACCAGGATCCGACCCTCTCTCGCGTGAAGCTCATCGCCGAGCCCTGGGACGTCGGCGAGGGCGGTTATCAGGTGGGCAATTTCCCGGTGCTGTGGACCGAATGGAATGGCCGTTATCGCGACGCCGTGCGCCGGTACTGGAAGGGCGACGCGGCCCTCACGGCGGAGCTCGGGTACCGGCTCACCGGATCGAGCGACCTCTACGAGGGCGGCGGGCGGCGGCCCACGGCCAGCATCAATTTCGTCACGGCGCACGACGGCTTCACGCTGCGCGACCTCGTCAGCTACGACCACAAGCACAACGCGGCGAACGGCGAGGAGAACCGCGACGGCGCCGACAACAACGATAGCTGGAACCACGGCGTCGAGGGCGAGACCGACGATCCGGCCGTGAGAGAGCTCCGGGATCGGCAGATGCGGAACTTCTTCACGACCCTCATGATCTCGCAGGGCGTGCCGATGATCTGCGGCGGCGACGAGCTCGCCCGGACCCAGGGCGGGAACAACAACGCCTATTGTCAGGACAACGAGGTCTCGTGGCACGACTGGGACGTCGACGAACGACAGCGCTCGATGCTCGAGTTCGTCCGGCGCCTCTCGGCGTTCCGGCACGAGCAGCCCGTGCTCCGCAGGAAGAAGTTCTTCTCGGGCGGGTACATCCGCGGCAGCGAGATGAAGGACATCGTCTGGTTCCGGCCGGACGGCCAGGAGATGAGCGCCGAGGATTGGCAAAACCCGCACGGGCGGGCGCTGCAGATGTTCCTCAACGGCGACGCCATCCCCTCGACCGACACGCACGGCGAGCCCATCGTGGGAGACACGCTCCTCGTCCTCTGCAATGCGCACCACGAGCCATTGCCGTTCGTCCTGCCGGCCATCGAATGGGGGGAGCGCTGGGAGGTCGTCATCGATACCCGCGCGGCCGCGTCGCCCGAGATCGGCGTGCCGGCGAGGGCGGGCGAGCCCTACGTCCTCGAGCCCCGCTCGATGGCGGTGCTGCGCCTCTGCCGCAAGCAAGAGCCCGGCGCGAAGAGCGCGATCTGA
- the treY gene encoding malto-oligosyltrehalose synthase has protein sequence MMQMDSTDEATPESPKTAEPDPAEGLYETILAGARVPGATYRVQLNHAFTFEDAADIVDYLDMLGVTDLYASPFFKARPGSMHGYDLVDHNSLNPEIGTNAQFDALHARLSARGMGLLLDFVPNHMGVHTPENAWWMDVLENGPSSLHAPYFDIDWHPLKSELERRVLLPVLGEHYGTVLENGDLELAFDHGAFFVRCYGNPLPLSPRTYPLILQPIVPALAHALGEEDDAVLELMSIITGLGHLPSQGETHRTKVIERRREKEILKRRLSALVAESPAVAQAIAERVRVMNGQKGDPRSFDALDDLLENQAYRLSYWRVAAEEVNYRRFFDINDLGAIRMENPAVFEEAHRLLFQLMDEGKVTGLRIDHPDGLWAPSTYFCRLQRTFFLHRVRRELAGAEDGHGAAAALQSLLLSRFDRDAERRSEDPPRPLYIAVEKILSRSEELPRDWAVQGTSGYDFVALASALFVDRSAERTITSIYEGFTGLHLDFGTLAYQKKKVILESSLASELNVLASALNRISERDRHTRDFTLGALTDALREVIACFPVYRTYLHEGTTTVAPRDAAAIRAALRAARRRNPTTDASVYTFLGAILLLERPPQPSAPSDEEEEVARRRDFVMRFQQLTGPVTAKGLEDTAFYVYNRLVSLNEVGGEPERFGITALELHRANEARQRLWPSSMLTTTTHDTKRSEDVRARINVLSELPSDWAGTLYRLAEATAPFRQELEGISAPDRNEEYLYYQTVLGTWPFGAESAEPAYVERLVEYMRKATKEAKVNTSWINADPTYDAAVETFVRETLADAPETRAFREALLPLARVVAYHGMWGSLAQVLLKCTSPGVPDIYQGNELWDLSLVDPDNRRPVDFVLRKRLLVELDEARRSPGSRGELSRVLVENATDGRIKLYVTRVALEARRRARALFGPHGAYVPLAASGAHDGHVVAFARRTPEHELVVVTPRLTARLVNGRSEPPLGAVWADTTVPIDPPSSSASTAWVYENLFTGETLEPTPTDAGLCLPVSRVLGGFPVALLARRMARGEGLS, from the coding sequence ATGATGCAGATGGATTCGACCGACGAGGCGACCCCGGAGAGCCCGAAGACGGCCGAGCCGGATCCCGCCGAGGGGCTCTACGAGACGATCCTCGCGGGCGCGCGCGTGCCAGGGGCGACGTATCGGGTCCAGCTCAACCATGCGTTCACGTTCGAGGACGCCGCGGACATCGTCGACTACCTCGACATGCTCGGGGTGACCGATCTTTATGCGTCTCCCTTCTTCAAGGCGCGGCCGGGCAGCATGCACGGCTACGACCTCGTCGACCACAACAGCTTGAACCCCGAGATCGGGACGAACGCGCAATTCGACGCCTTGCACGCCCGGCTCTCGGCCCGCGGGATGGGCCTGCTCCTCGATTTCGTGCCGAACCACATGGGGGTACACACGCCGGAGAACGCCTGGTGGATGGACGTGCTCGAGAATGGGCCGAGCTCGCTCCATGCGCCCTACTTCGACATCGACTGGCACCCGCTGAAGAGCGAGCTCGAGCGGAGGGTGCTCTTGCCGGTGCTCGGCGAGCATTACGGCACGGTGCTCGAGAATGGCGACCTCGAGCTCGCCTTCGATCACGGCGCGTTCTTCGTGCGTTGTTATGGCAACCCCTTGCCGCTCTCCCCGCGCACGTACCCGCTCATCCTCCAGCCGATCGTGCCAGCGCTCGCCCACGCGCTCGGCGAGGAGGACGACGCCGTGCTCGAGCTCATGAGCATCATCACGGGCCTCGGGCACCTGCCGTCGCAGGGCGAGACGCATCGAACCAAGGTGATCGAGCGCCGCCGCGAGAAGGAGATCTTGAAGCGGAGGCTCTCGGCCCTCGTCGCGGAGTCGCCCGCGGTGGCGCAGGCGATCGCGGAGCGGGTCCGCGTCATGAATGGGCAAAAAGGCGATCCACGGAGCTTCGACGCGCTCGACGATCTCCTGGAGAACCAGGCCTATCGGCTGAGCTACTGGCGCGTGGCTGCCGAGGAGGTCAATTACCGGCGCTTCTTCGACATCAACGATCTCGGTGCGATCCGGATGGAAAACCCCGCGGTCTTCGAGGAGGCGCACCGGCTGCTCTTCCAGCTCATGGACGAGGGGAAGGTGACGGGGCTCCGGATCGATCATCCGGACGGCCTCTGGGCACCCTCGACGTATTTTTGCCGGCTCCAGCGCACGTTTTTCCTCCACCGCGTGCGCCGCGAGCTCGCGGGGGCGGAGGACGGCCACGGCGCCGCGGCCGCGCTGCAATCCCTCCTCCTGAGCCGCTTCGATCGGGACGCCGAGAGGCGCTCGGAGGATCCGCCGCGGCCCCTGTACATCGCCGTGGAGAAGATCCTCTCGCGCAGCGAGGAGTTGCCGCGCGACTGGGCCGTGCAGGGGACGAGCGGCTACGATTTCGTGGCCCTGGCCTCCGCGCTTTTCGTGGATCGCAGCGCGGAGCGGACGATCACCTCCATTTACGAGGGTTTCACGGGGCTGCACCTCGATTTCGGGACGCTCGCCTACCAGAAGAAGAAGGTCATCCTGGAGAGCTCGCTCGCGAGCGAGCTCAACGTCCTCGCCAGCGCCCTCAATCGTATCTCCGAGCGGGATCGGCATACGCGTGATTTCACCCTCGGCGCGCTCACGGACGCGCTCCGCGAGGTCATCGCGTGTTTCCCGGTGTACCGGACGTACCTGCACGAAGGCACGACGACCGTGGCCCCGCGCGACGCCGCGGCCATTCGCGCGGCATTACGCGCGGCGCGGAGGCGCAACCCCACGACGGACGCCTCGGTGTACACGTTCCTCGGCGCGATCCTCCTCCTCGAGCGCCCGCCGCAGCCATCTGCCCCGAGTGATGAAGAAGAGGAGGTGGCGCGCCGCCGCGATTTCGTGATGCGATTCCAGCAGCTCACCGGGCCCGTGACCGCCAAGGGGCTCGAGGACACGGCGTTTTATGTGTACAATCGCCTGGTCTCGCTCAACGAGGTCGGCGGCGAGCCGGAGCGGTTCGGCATCACCGCCCTGGAGCTCCACCGGGCGAACGAGGCCCGGCAGAGGCTCTGGCCCTCGTCGATGCTGACGACCACCACGCACGACACGAAGCGCAGCGAGGACGTCCGCGCCCGCATCAACGTGCTCTCCGAGCTGCCCTCGGATTGGGCGGGGACCTTGTATCGCCTGGCCGAGGCGACGGCGCCTTTTCGCCAGGAGCTCGAAGGGATCTCGGCGCCCGATCGCAACGAGGAGTATCTCTATTACCAGACGGTGCTCGGGACCTGGCCCTTCGGCGCCGAGTCCGCAGAGCCCGCGTATGTCGAGCGGCTCGTCGAGTACATGCGCAAGGCCACCAAGGAGGCGAAGGTCAACACCTCGTGGATCAACGCGGATCCCACGTACGACGCCGCCGTCGAGACGTTCGTCCGCGAGACGCTCGCGGACGCGCCGGAGACACGCGCCTTCCGCGAGGCGCTGCTCCCGCTCGCGCGCGTCGTGGCGTACCACGGCATGTGGGGCTCGCTCGCGCAGGTCTTGCTCAAATGCACCTCGCCCGGCGTGCCGGACATCTATCAAGGCAATGAGCTCTGGGATCTCAGCCTGGTCGACCCGGACAACCGGAGGCCCGTCGATTTCGTATTACGCAAGCGGCTCCTCGTGGAGCTCGACGAGGCGCGGCGCTCGCCCGGATCGAGGGGAGAGCTCTCGCGCGTTCTCGTCGAGAATGCGACGGACGGGCGCATCAAGCTCTACGTCACCCGGGTCGCCCTCGAAGCGCGGCGCCGCGCGCGGGCGCTCTTCGGCCCGCACGGCGCATACGTTCCTCTCGCGGCCTCCGGGGCCCACGACGGCCACGTGGTGGCCTTCGCGCGGCGGACCCCGGAGCACGAGCTCGTCGTCGTCACCCCTCGGCTCACCGCGCGGCTCGTGAATGGCAGGAGCGAGCCCCCGCTCGGCGCCGTCTGGGCCGACACCACGGTCCCGATCGATCCGCCGTCCTCCTCCGCGTCCACGGCGTGGGTGTACGAGAACCTCTTCACCGGCGAGACGCTCGAGCCGACGCCCACGGACGCTGGGCTCTGCTTGCCTGTTTCACGTGTGCTCGGAGGTTTCCCGGTGGCATTACTCGCGCGGCGAATGGCGCGAGGCGAGGGCCTCTCATGA
- the treZ gene encoding malto-oligosyltrehalose trehalohydrolase produces MKNPSSVPPLGAFFQGDELVFRIWAPDHDRAEVVLYGADAAAERARIPMEAEPGGFFRAQVGAPGAEASVFYKFGVGGAGPFPDPFSRSQPFGVHGPSEARIVSFSWTDQAFAGVSVEDLVIQEIHMGAATAEGTFEALIPHLVELRSLGITAIELMPLASFPGRWNWGYDGVCLHAPQASYGGPLGLMRLVDAAHACGLVVLVDAVYNHLGPAGNYLRAYTKRYFTDRHQTPWGEGLNVDGEDARVVRELLARSAEMWIRDYHADGLRLDATHEIRDDGEPHILREIAERARRAGGGKQIVVIAEDERNEARLVRPVDRGGLGLDGVWADDFHHQMRRAFAGDEDGYFQDFTGSAADIARTLMDGWFYQGQTSKRTGEPRGTSPRDIEPTRLVHCIQNHDQIGNRAFGDRLSESVSPAAFRAMSALLLLSPYVPLLFMGQEWNARTRFQYFTDHEPELGRWVTEGRRKEFSAFASFQGAEIPDPQAESTFLASKLSYAEREAPEHAGVRELYHELLRLRAEHPASRARQRGTFEARAVGEDALVLVRRGGGKELSVWVNVRGRLRQKWENASPSKLVLATEEERFGGGGASGVREGLAAGEVRLDGPAAVVIET; encoded by the coding sequence ATGAAGAACCCGTCCAGCGTCCCCCCGCTCGGCGCGTTTTTCCAGGGGGACGAGCTCGTCTTCCGTATCTGGGCACCGGATCACGATCGCGCCGAGGTCGTCCTGTACGGCGCGGACGCCGCGGCCGAGCGGGCGCGTATCCCCATGGAGGCCGAGCCGGGCGGGTTTTTCCGGGCGCAGGTGGGCGCTCCGGGGGCCGAGGCGAGCGTGTTTTACAAGTTCGGCGTGGGCGGCGCGGGCCCGTTCCCCGATCCCTTCTCGCGATCACAGCCCTTCGGGGTGCACGGGCCCTCGGAGGCGAGGATCGTCTCGTTTTCATGGACCGACCAGGCCTTCGCCGGGGTGAGCGTCGAGGATCTCGTCATTCAGGAGATCCACATGGGCGCGGCGACGGCCGAGGGCACGTTCGAGGCGCTGATCCCGCACCTCGTCGAGCTGCGATCGCTCGGGATCACGGCGATCGAGCTGATGCCCCTCGCCAGCTTTCCCGGGCGCTGGAACTGGGGGTACGACGGCGTTTGTCTTCATGCACCACAGGCCTCTTATGGCGGGCCGCTCGGGCTCATGCGCCTCGTCGACGCGGCCCACGCGTGTGGGCTCGTGGTGCTCGTCGACGCCGTGTACAACCACCTCGGGCCCGCCGGTAATTACCTCCGGGCTTATACGAAGCGTTATTTCACGGACCGACACCAGACGCCCTGGGGCGAGGGGCTCAACGTCGACGGCGAGGACGCCCGCGTCGTCCGCGAGCTGCTCGCGCGGAGCGCCGAGATGTGGATTCGCGATTATCACGCCGACGGCCTCCGGCTCGACGCGACCCACGAGATCCGCGACGACGGCGAGCCACACATCCTCCGCGAGATCGCCGAGCGCGCCCGGCGCGCGGGCGGGGGCAAGCAGATCGTCGTGATCGCCGAGGACGAGCGCAACGAGGCGCGCCTCGTCCGGCCCGTGGACCGGGGCGGGCTCGGGCTCGACGGGGTCTGGGCCGACGATTTCCACCATCAGATGCGCCGCGCGTTCGCCGGCGACGAGGACGGGTATTTTCAAGATTTCACCGGGAGCGCCGCGGACATCGCCCGCACGCTCATGGACGGCTGGTTTTATCAGGGGCAAACCTCGAAGCGGACGGGCGAGCCGCGGGGGACGTCGCCGCGCGACATCGAGCCCACGCGCCTCGTCCATTGCATCCAGAACCACGATCAGATCGGCAACCGCGCCTTCGGCGATCGCCTGAGCGAGAGCGTGAGCCCCGCGGCCTTCCGGGCGATGAGCGCGCTTCTCCTGCTCTCGCCGTACGTGCCGCTGCTCTTCATGGGGCAGGAGTGGAACGCGCGGACGCGTTTTCAATACTTCACCGATCACGAGCCGGAGCTCGGTCGATGGGTGACGGAGGGCCGGCGCAAGGAGTTCTCGGCCTTCGCCTCGTTCCAGGGCGCCGAGATCCCCGATCCGCAGGCGGAGTCGACGTTCCTCGCCTCGAAGCTCTCGTACGCCGAGCGCGAGGCGCCCGAGCACGCGGGCGTGCGCGAGCTTTACCACGAGCTCCTGCGATTGCGCGCCGAGCACCCGGCCTCGCGCGCGCGGCAACGTGGCACGTTCGAGGCCCGCGCCGTGGGCGAGGACGCGCTCGTGCTCGTGCGCCGGGGCGGCGGGAAGGAGCTCTCCGTCTGGGTGAACGTACGCGGCAGGCTCCGGCAGAAATGGGAGAATGCGTCGCCCTCGAAGCTCGTCCTCGCGACCGAGGAGGAGCGCTTCGGCGGGGGAGGGGCCTCGGGCGTGCGCGAGGGCCTCGCGGCGGGGGAGGTGCGGCTCGACGGGCCGGCCGCGGTGGTGATCGAAACGTGA
- a CDS encoding DoxX family protein, producing MNAKKIGYWVSTGIIAFMIGVGGAMDIARPPEAVEGMAKLGYPSYFMLILGVWKVLGAVAILAPKFPRLKEWAYAGIIFDLTGAAASHAAASDPPQYVAIPLVLCLVTAASWALRPESRVIRAEAKRPASPQASAAAEDVPAAAA from the coding sequence ATGAACGCGAAGAAGATTGGTTACTGGGTGTCGACGGGCATCATCGCATTCATGATCGGGGTCGGGGGCGCGATGGACATCGCGCGGCCCCCCGAGGCGGTCGAGGGGATGGCGAAGCTCGGGTACCCCTCCTATTTCATGCTCATCCTCGGCGTGTGGAAGGTGCTCGGCGCGGTGGCCATCCTCGCGCCGAAGTTCCCGCGCCTCAAGGAGTGGGCCTACGCCGGCATCATCTTCGATCTCACGGGCGCGGCCGCCTCGCACGCGGCGGCCTCCGATCCGCCGCAGTACGTGGCCATCCCGCTCGTCCTGTGCCTCGTCACCGCGGCCTCGTGGGCGCTCCGGCCCGAGAGCCGCGTGATCCGCGCCGAGGCGAAGCGCCCCGCCTCCCCGCAGGCGTCCGCCGCCGCGGAGGACGTGCCCGCGGCGGCGGCCTGA
- a CDS encoding sialidase family protein, whose amino-acid sequence MLDWLAFVNKYKTTTLAAAALVLVACGGGGAGGAGGGGGGPGGQGGGGQGGGGGGQGGGGGQGGEGGGVVNPGLVPIFVAQGMVGRTVISCDDGMTWVGDRSDDEAYPCFDPPEEFDCDHHPGAGRGITYGNGYFVATFGWGKPGSIRRSKNGVDWENVLEGETFAGVVFGSGVFLAGERPPQVADASGATWAPGGDPSSDVWNVRRTGFAPHDGGRFLLAFGSNNGNDLNVSKDNGASWSRPTTLPSACAGDIQWSGGFAYGNGVIVVLGGTGVACRSTDGGDTWTESNIGGEVDARLLWTGAEFVTWGRDANYVSQRYTSADGATWTLTPTEVRRKNADGTTQTSPGPLVGAVARSDAGTYVAVNGGWQQYYEKQRFYRSADGITWDELPAGSFTGSHPIQFITHGLAERSTVCP is encoded by the coding sequence ATGCTCGACTGGCTTGCTTTCGTGAACAAATACAAAACGACCACGCTCGCCGCGGCGGCGCTCGTGCTCGTCGCTTGTGGTGGCGGCGGCGCGGGAGGCGCGGGCGGCGGCGGCGGCGGCCCGGGGGGACAGGGCGGCGGCGGTCAAGGCGGCGGCGGCGGGGGACAGGGCGGCGGCGGCGGACAGGGAGGAGAGGGCGGCGGCGTCGTGAACCCCGGTCTCGTGCCCATCTTCGTGGCGCAGGGCATGGTGGGGCGGACGGTCATTTCCTGCGACGACGGTATGACCTGGGTCGGAGACCGCTCCGACGACGAAGCGTATCCCTGCTTCGACCCGCCGGAGGAGTTCGATTGTGATCACCACCCGGGCGCGGGGCGCGGGATCACCTACGGCAATGGCTATTTCGTGGCGACGTTCGGGTGGGGCAAGCCGGGCTCCATCCGGCGCAGCAAGAACGGGGTCGACTGGGAGAACGTGCTCGAAGGAGAGACGTTCGCGGGCGTCGTCTTCGGCAGCGGCGTCTTCCTCGCGGGCGAGCGCCCGCCGCAGGTCGCGGACGCCTCCGGCGCGACGTGGGCCCCGGGCGGCGACCCGAGCTCCGACGTGTGGAACGTGCGCCGGACGGGCTTCGCGCCGCACGACGGAGGGCGCTTCCTGCTCGCGTTCGGCTCGAACAACGGGAACGATCTCAACGTGAGCAAGGATAACGGCGCCTCGTGGTCACGCCCGACCACGCTGCCGAGCGCGTGCGCAGGCGACATCCAATGGTCGGGCGGCTTCGCCTACGGCAATGGCGTGATCGTCGTCCTCGGCGGGACCGGCGTCGCCTGCCGATCGACCGACGGCGGTGATACCTGGACCGAGTCGAACATCGGCGGCGAGGTCGACGCGCGGCTGCTCTGGACCGGCGCGGAGTTCGTCACGTGGGGCCGCGACGCGAATTACGTCTCCCAGCGCTACACGAGCGCCGACGGCGCCACGTGGACGCTGACGCCGACCGAGGTGCGCCGGAAAAACGCGGACGGCACCACGCAAACGAGCCCCGGGCCGCTCGTCGGCGCCGTGGCGCGGAGCGACGCGGGCACGTACGTCGCCGTCAACGGCGGCTGGCAACAGTACTACGAAAAGCAGCGGTTCTACCGGAGCGCGGACGGTATCACCTGGGACGAGCTCCCGGCGGGCTCGTTCACGGGCAGCCACCCGATCCAGTTCATCACGCACGGCCTGGCCGAGCGCAGCACGGTTTGTCCGTGA
- a CDS encoding DUF1592 domain-containing protein, with the protein MMRRRWPWLLGLGALTGACTGIIGDPLGGKEGSTPTAFVCDEGAVPAALPLRRLSHLQYRNTVSDLVRFAVPSAAAEILGGADPLFATLPDDQRVGPDKHYAGFTRLDQALQQQHVDGAYRVADQIGKAVTASPSRLAELAGACATDADAANDDACLDDMIRRFGERALRRPVTDEDVAFYRGPAGAAPFDAADYADVVALLLNAPHLMYFVEHGQDGSDPTAPLDAYELASRLSYHFWQTLPDEQLFAAARSGDLLSEAGYEAEVERIWSDPRTRAAMGELFGQWLDNTTLEELDARVGTPLFDAFTAGYTPGPDLREHMLAEVTDAALHYTFEEPGTFRDLLTSRKSFARTEDLASLYGVPVWSGGEPPEFSEPERVGLLTRAAFLATGSANTRPIMKGVFIRKALLCDEIPPPPPNAAANPPQLSDTLSTREVVEELTGQGTCAGCHKVVINPLGFATENFDSLGRVRAEQTLFDPDTGEVVGTASVNTEAVPRIESGDERVAMNAEDLTNLVAESPKPYACFARQYFRFTFGRLEDLNRDACALSDVKLALDEGKPMADVLRAIARSQAFRVRSFED; encoded by the coding sequence ATGATGCGAAGACGGTGGCCATGGCTTCTGGGACTCGGCGCCCTCACCGGCGCTTGTACGGGGATCATCGGCGATCCCCTGGGTGGGAAGGAGGGCTCGACGCCGACGGCCTTCGTATGCGACGAAGGCGCGGTGCCCGCGGCTTTGCCGCTCCGGCGCCTCTCCCACCTGCAATACCGCAATACGGTGTCGGATCTGGTGCGCTTCGCCGTGCCCAGCGCGGCCGCGGAGATCCTGGGCGGGGCCGATCCGCTCTTCGCCACGTTGCCCGACGATCAGCGCGTCGGGCCCGACAAACACTACGCGGGCTTCACGCGCCTCGACCAAGCCCTCCAGCAGCAACACGTGGACGGCGCATACCGCGTGGCCGATCAGATCGGCAAGGCCGTCACGGCCTCGCCCTCGCGCCTCGCCGAGCTCGCGGGCGCCTGCGCGACCGACGCCGACGCGGCGAACGACGACGCCTGCCTCGACGACATGATCCGCCGCTTCGGCGAGCGCGCCCTGCGCAGGCCCGTGACGGACGAGGACGTCGCCTTTTATCGAGGCCCGGCCGGCGCGGCCCCCTTCGACGCCGCCGACTACGCCGACGTGGTCGCGCTGCTCCTCAATGCGCCGCACTTGATGTATTTCGTCGAGCACGGGCAGGACGGCTCCGATCCCACGGCGCCGCTCGACGCCTACGAGCTCGCCTCGCGGCTCTCCTACCATTTCTGGCAGACCCTCCCCGACGAGCAGCTCTTCGCGGCGGCGCGCAGCGGCGACCTGCTCTCGGAGGCCGGCTACGAGGCCGAGGTCGAGCGCATCTGGAGCGACCCGCGCACCCGCGCGGCCATGGGCGAGCTCTTCGGGCAATGGCTCGACAACACCACGCTCGAGGAGCTCGACGCGCGCGTCGGCACGCCCCTCTTCGACGCGTTCACCGCCGGCTACACCCCGGGCCCCGATCTACGCGAGCACATGCTCGCCGAGGTGACGGACGCGGCCCTTCATTACACCTTCGAAGAGCCCGGCACGTTCCGCGACCTTTTGACGAGCCGCAAATCGTTCGCCCGCACCGAGGACCTCGCGAGCCTTTATGGCGTCCCCGTGTGGTCGGGCGGCGAGCCGCCGGAGTTCTCCGAGCCGGAGCGCGTCGGCCTCCTGACCCGCGCCGCCTTCCTCGCCACGGGCTCGGCGAACACGCGGCCCATCATGAAGGGCGTGTTCATCCGCAAGGCCCTGCTCTGCGACGAGATCCCGCCCCCGCCGCCGAACGCCGCGGCGAACCCGCCGCAGCTCAGCGATACCCTCTCCACGCGCGAGGTCGTCGAGGAGCTCACGGGGCAAGGCACGTGCGCCGGTTGCCACAAGGTCGTCATCAACCCGCTCGGCTTCGCCACCGAGAACTTCGACTCCCTCGGCCGCGTCCGCGCCGAGCAGACGCTTTTTGATCCCGACACGGGCGAGGTCGTGGGCACGGCCAGCGTGAACACCGAGGCCGTGCCGCGGATCGAGAGCGGCGACGAGCGCGTCGCCATGAACGCGGAGGACCTCACGAACCTCGTCGCCGAGAGCCCCAAGCCGTATGCTTGTTTCGCTCGGCAATACTTCCGGTTCACCTTCGGGCGGCTGGAGGACCTGAATCGCGACGCTTGCGCGCTCTCCGACGTGAAGCTCGCCCTCGACGAGGGCAAGCCCATGGCGGACGTCCTCAGGGCCATCGCGCGGAGCCAGGCGTTCCGCGTGCGCTCGTTCGAAGATTGA